A region of Flavobacterium album DNA encodes the following proteins:
- a CDS encoding efflux transporter outer membrane subunit, whose translation MKHTIYRVLVIAVAGVLLQSCFAAKEYKKPDIRAENLYRTEVIAADTVSMADVSWENMFTDPVLQQHIKRGLQNNFDIRIAMQNIAAAEASLKQGKAGYLPTLSLGADWTHQELSKNSQFGRVISNSGGKTDVDQYQLTGTFAWEADIWGKIRSNKRAFNAAYLQTIAANQAVKTQVITNIASLYYQLLSLDAQLKVAQSTLTNRNESIETIISLKDAGNVTEVGVKQTEAQKYATELIIEDLKNNIVLLENALSIQLGEPAHKIERTTLEAQQLNTDIKLGLSSQLLRNRPDVVAAEFGFVNAFELTNVARSNFYPQLRITGTGGLQSIELKEWFSANSLFANIVTGLVQPVFNGRQIRTRYEIAKAQQEQAYVRFEQALVTSSKEVSDALANYDNETRKITIREKQVDALSTAADYSDELLTYGLANYLEVLTAKDNALNSQLQLIDNRYRQYLAIVNLYKALGGGWR comes from the coding sequence ATGAAACACACAATATATAGAGTTTTAGTAATAGCCGTCGCTGGAGTGCTTTTGCAGTCGTGCTTTGCGGCGAAAGAATACAAAAAGCCGGACATCAGGGCCGAGAACCTGTACCGCACCGAAGTGATAGCAGCAGATACCGTTTCGATGGCAGACGTGTCGTGGGAGAATATGTTCACAGACCCGGTATTGCAGCAGCACATAAAGAGAGGCCTGCAAAATAATTTTGATATCCGGATCGCGATGCAGAACATTGCTGCAGCCGAAGCCAGCCTGAAGCAGGGTAAGGCAGGCTATCTTCCGACATTGAGCCTTGGCGCCGACTGGACGCACCAGGAACTGTCGAAAAACAGCCAATTTGGCCGGGTGATCAGCAATAGCGGGGGTAAGACCGATGTGGACCAGTACCAGCTTACCGGCACTTTTGCCTGGGAGGCCGATATCTGGGGCAAGATACGCAGCAACAAGCGCGCGTTCAATGCAGCCTACCTGCAAACCATTGCTGCCAACCAGGCAGTAAAGACGCAGGTTATAACCAATATCGCATCACTGTATTACCAGTTGCTTTCGCTGGACGCACAGCTAAAAGTAGCACAATCGACACTGACCAACCGCAACGAAAGCATTGAAACCATTATTTCCCTAAAGGATGCGGGCAATGTGACCGAAGTGGGCGTAAAGCAGACGGAAGCGCAAAAATATGCTACCGAGCTTATTATTGAAGACCTGAAAAATAACATCGTGCTCCTGGAGAATGCCCTGAGCATCCAGTTGGGCGAGCCTGCACATAAGATCGAGCGTACAACGCTGGAGGCACAACAGCTGAACACGGACATTAAGCTGGGCTTGTCATCGCAATTGCTAAGGAACCGCCCGGACGTGGTTGCCGCAGAATTCGGTTTTGTAAATGCTTTTGAGCTTACCAACGTGGCACGCAGCAACTTCTACCCACAGCTCAGGATTACCGGGACCGGTGGCCTGCAGAGTATAGAGCTTAAGGAATGGTTCAGCGCCAACTCGCTTTTCGCGAATATTGTTACCGGGCTTGTACAGCCGGTATTCAACGGGCGCCAGATACGCACCCGCTACGAAATTGCCAAAGCGCAGCAGGAGCAGGCTTATGTCCGCTTCGAGCAGGCGCTTGTAACGTCAAGCAAAGAAGTGAGCGATGCCCTGGCAAATTATGACAATGAAACGAGAAAAATAACAATAAGGGAAAAGCAGGTAGATGCACTGAGCACCGCCGCCGATTATTCGGATGAATTGCTCACGTACGGCCTTGCCAACTATCTTGAAGTGCTCACGGCTAAGGACAATGCGCTTAACAGCCAGCTTCAGCTGATAGATAATCGCTACAGGCAATACCTTGCCATCGTCAACCTTTATAAGGCGCTTGGCGGAGGCTGGCGCTAA